In Bufo gargarizans isolate SCDJY-AF-19 chromosome 6, ASM1485885v1, whole genome shotgun sequence, a single genomic region encodes these proteins:
- the SMIM5 gene encoding small integral membrane protein 5, whose amino-acid sequence MSTQNVQEELQKIGERLLVKLRQISQADTVEIVSFTIILVFISVVLLMAIIACSFCCCGNKRRITKVQPKPEV is encoded by the exons ATGTCTACCCAGAATGTGCAAGAAGAACTGCAGAAAATAGGAGAACGGCTTCTAGTGAAATTAAGGCAAATATCTCAGGCGGACACTGTTGAGATAGTTTCCTTCACCATCATCCTCGTCTTTATTA GTGTGGTACTATTGATGGCCATTATTGCCTGTTCCTTCTGCTGTTGTGGCAACAAGCGCCGTATTACCAAGGTACAACCAAAACCGGAGGTCTAA